DNA from Daucus carota subsp. sativus chromosome 1, DH1 v3.0, whole genome shotgun sequence:
AGATCCTTAATCCTTGTCTGTGTCCTTTGATGCTGATCATCTATATCTACCTCAACAAAGGGACTTGCCGAGCCTTGTCCATCTTTCGGCATCAGGTCATTGGCCTCAAGGACTTCAACTACAAGCCTCCCCATGATAGCTGTGCACTAAATTTTCTCAACAAAGATGGTGAAAAGTTGCAGGGGTTTTAGACTGAAGTACTTTTATTGTTACTGAAATGTATCATCAACGATGGTCAAGTGTATACATGCTATCCGCTGAGCAAAAGTCGAAACTCGAAAAAACAGCTATTTTCAGAAGGGTGTGTGCATACATGTTGCAGAGGAGGTGTAAAGTGGAGAAAGTTATGATGGTGTGAGAACTAAAGAAATCAGAAACTGCATTATTACCAGCATTATTAGTGTGTGATCTAGAGGAACTAATGTGAGTTTCACACTTTTGGTCACATTTTGACTTGAATCacttttttcaagttttacttGTGTTAGTAACATGATGTCATTTAAAATGTTGATTTGTGTCATTTGTTTATTTCTGACCTGGACCAAACTTTAGTCTTTAGATGTGCACTGCACTCACTgaacttttttaatatctagAATACCTGTTAAAACTGTCTTTTGCAAGGAGCCCAGGGTTTTTGAATAATCCTatcattcaaaaattaatttattaatgttatattatataacaaaaagaaaaatactaCTCAAACATCATTGGAGACCATTGAGTAGAAAAATggattaaaaatatgatatcagAAAATCAAGTGGTCTCCTATTTAGAATTTTTCTTCACGTTTTCCTTAGAGTTAGTAATTTTCGCATGTTTGCggttttttcttcttttatgtATGGATTGTATTTTATACATGGATGTGGATGGAGTTTTTATGTTAGTCTAATGTATTTGATTATCCTCTACTTTGttacaatttaaatataaataataaattataatatcaacTTAAAATTAAACTCTAAGTTAACAAACATAGAGCTGACAAAAATGCCATATGAGACTCGCAAACCTGAACACAAGGAAACCAGAAATCCTTGCAGAGTTTCTCTCCGAACTCCACCTCGTCACAAATATCAGTTGTGCAACTAAAACTAGTCCTTCAGACCTGTAAATCAATttggaaaaattcaaataatttactACTGAAATCAGCATCTTCTTCGAGTCTAAactatgatttaaatttaaaaatctaagaGCAAATTCAGATGCAAGGCACAACAGAATCATTAGGCCTGCATTTCTGGCCCCTTCCCCAATAACCATTCTTCGCTACTGAAAAGCAAGGAAAATTCTGAGAAAACCAGCCCCCAGCAAATGTAACGTCAAATAACTAGAGCTGGGTCTGCAATGCattgaaaacaattttcagCCAAGGAAACACGTTGGAATTCTTAAAAAATCTGCAGCTCCTCAACAACATAAAATGAGAACACCCTTCATAGCATTCTGCTTCGATCCACTCTCTTAACATGAAGCATTTCAATCTCAGGAGACATAATAATAAATCATATGAACTCAGCAACACAGATTGATATCCACTAAAGTGTTGAACCTTGGTAACTCTGAAATAACCAAGATAAAAAGCCCAACAAAGTTATCACATGTGTAATTAAACCGACTAGAAAAAACACATCTTAGTGATCCAGAAATTAAGAAACCACCAGTGATTCTCTAAACAAACCCAGCCATTTACTAAGAAGAACATTGTATCATAAAAAACCCAGATTTTTTGCCAAAACTCCTTGGAATTGGATTAAACTCCCCAAAACAAAGTCGAGAAATCTGACCTTAAATTATAGAACATCATAAATGTAGCTACCAAACTCCTCAAAATGAACACGAAATACCTTAAATTATAGAACAACATAAATGTAGCTACCAAACTCCTCAAAATGAACACGAAATTCCCGAACCATTCTAGAAAACCAATCATGGCCCTGAACCTCGAAAAAGTTCTGGCGCAAAAAAACTTAAACAACCAGTAGCAAAATATCCAAGGATTTTTGTCCCAAGCAACCCAGCTGTGATGAATGTAGATGATAATTAACTTTAACACAACATCTGAAACAATTACAATTCAGCCAGCAAACCCCTCCAAAACACTAAAAAAATCTGCTGCCTGGAATCACTTCCCCTCAAGCTCCAGCAAACCATTATACTAAAGCTCAAATTTTGCAGTCAACTATCACACGAAAAAGGTTCATAATATAACCCTCTGAAGCACTCTACAAAGAATCAGCAAAAGTGCTGgtacaatttttaattttaaaacagagCAACCTCTTCAAACCAATGTTAAAAAGCCTACCAAGATATGAAATTAAGTTAGACTGTTCCATAGTATATTCCATTCCTGCAGAACTCCGGAGAAATTATCAAGACAGATTCTCAAACCAAATTCTTCAtggctttaaattattttgacgTACCAAATCCCAGAAAATCACCCCCAAAAAGGTAATCTCTAATTGCACCATAACCAGCCAGATGGCAGATAACCAATAAACCACAACAAAAATGTACTCCAACTACGAAATCCACTACCAGACCGATAAGAATAACACAATTGGGATTAATATTGAAACTATCATCTCTCAGGTTACTATCCAGAAATAAAGTAGCCCAATGATCCAACCCAAGAAAATAAATCCAAGAATCCAACAGGACGAGAACATAAGGCCTAGAAAAAACTCTACAACACTAGTCTCCATAATAAAAGATACCAGACAACGCGTATCAgattcaatatatttaaaataactcCTCATTTCCTCAGCAAACCAGATGAAATCCAAAccaaatcatattttaaatctccccaaaagattatttataaaaGATGCAGAGTAACACATTGATTATGGAGATTCCACAAAGCAAAACCAGACCAGAGCACCAAAATAAAACTAGTATAACAAATGCATCACACCACACTACATCCTCTTAACAAATTTAAGAAGATCAGATATTCATATAACCAAATCCATGtactcaaataatataaaaatattcagcCACCAACCTAGATTCAAAACAACTTAAATAACATTATAAAGCAGGACCAGCATAATTGAACAACTGGTGCGAACTGCACTTCATTTGGATTCAAGCAAGCTCAACGGAATATTTCCACATTCACAAAGAATCCCAAACTCTCCTAATATCGTGAAGTCTTATGCCCATAACCTTCAATTGAATATTAACGTGTTAACTTTGTTATGTTGTTAAAAGGATCCAAACCTGAAaacttattatataaaaaaatcagtaTTATTTCTAATGGTTCTCATCTATTTGCTATACAGGATCTAACGGTCATACAATAATTGGCCATACCAAACTACCACAAAAGTCGATCTCAAAAAGGTTTTGATTCCATAAGTAATCTATATGTATTATAACGCTTACTTACATGCTATTAATTAGTTTACTCgcaattaaaattttacatagaCTTACAGGTAAAAATCTATCTTTGGAATGCTTTTCTGAATGAAACTTATCAATCTTTATAGGTCTATCAGGCAGCTAGGTGGGTCTCCTCTTTATCTGGGACAACAATGTCAACCCTCATCATTGGTTTGTACTTGGCCGGAATTTGAGCACCTGCCTGCAAGCATAGCTCAACAACCGCAGGAGCCTTGCCATAAAATCTTTTAAGGGCAGTCCTCAATGGAGGTCCCTTAGGATCTTCGACGTGCCATACATAATTTGGTGGGAGCACTTCATCAACAATTGCATCCTGCCAACCATGCTTTCCATCCCTCCACTGATGCTTAAATTCCCCACAAAGCTTGGCATTATGACCCCACGGCCCGACATGAACTTCTGAACAATATCCACAAGCCTTCACCGTGTATTTTTTCATTAGCTTCTTCAATCCTATTTTCACCCTCTCATATGCTTCAATAGTTTTTTGTGCTATCCCAGGCACTTCCAACTCTAACGGAGAGGAGAACCGCTCATGAGTACGATATGTGTCAAATTCCAGCATTGATGCTGCATCCGGTGAGCACTGCTGTTCAGGGGGCTCGACAGATCCCCCTCGCTCAATCACTTTTTTCCCAAGCATTCTAATAGGTACAGTCCTCCTCCTTGAAGGATATCCTGGTATATCAACACCAGCTTGGATGCATAGCTCCACAAGAGCTGGAATTCTGTCATAGGCAAACCGAGTTTCATGAATAACTCGCGGGCCAAATGGATCAAAAAGATGGTATGAATCTATAGGAATAAGCACATCATTGATGGAACCCTTCACCCATGAGTGGAAGTTTCGGCGCTTTGCGCTAGTTGCGCCCTGACAATCCTGGATGTAGTGAGCAGCTTGGCCCACGTAAACTTCAGAGCACTCGCTGTTAAGGAATTGCTGCATGTTATTTtccattatatacatataatgcaTCATAcacttaaacaaaataacaagcAAAGAGTGAAACACAACCTGCAAGCATGGACAGGAATAACATGCAGTAGCTGTGAAACCCCTTGTATTACAATTTTCCAAGCATCTAATACATCATGAGCAACTGGAACTAATTTAGGGACGAGTAGTCCATTTTTAGGTGGTAAAAGCGGCTTCTCCACTCCCATCTGTGCAAGCTTTTTATCAGCCCTTGCAGCCTGTGTGATCTGTTTCAGAGGGATTGGATAaggtttcttctttttcttgggcTGGATTGGGGGAAGATCTACATTTTGACGATGCACCCGCCATTTACCAGTTGGCTGATTTTGAGCCTGTCTCTGGTCAGTGCATAGGAAGGTTATGGACTTGCTCCGCCTACCTCTTCCACGGCCAAACTGTAATTTTGAAACAGGAAATATATGAAGGAAATAAGATATAAAAGAAATACCCCACACGAAACAACAATTAGAAAGTGATTCAACATGAAGGAACTTGAAGTCTTTACATAGTGAAAAAATTGCATCGACGGCAATTGAAGGAGTTCACTCTTACTTTTTAGATTTAAGATGTACAGGAAATTGGGGTTCAAAGGTTTTATAAACCACAATTATGACCAACGAAGGAACAAATATCGATAAAGTACACCAGCTAAAATGCACCTAGCAAGGCAACATGAAATCAATTATTATATAACTGTAATGCTTATCAAGTATATGTTCCTAGTGTAgtttatataaagatataaccTAGTCCAGTATTCACTGTTTTTATATTAACGGCAAACTTTAAACTTAAGAAGAACGAATTATCAAATCTATCGACTTCATAATACTACAGCAGATACAGAAACCGCACAATTATGAGTGAACCAAAATATTACAGTTACTTTTCTaatgcaaaaaataaaatagaatcaaTTTTTTAAGTAGTCGTAAAACGCAACAATCAAATTGACACCGCAATTTAGAATTTAAGAGTTGGTAAATAAGCTACCAAAATAGGATGAGATTTGAGTAGCTCGTTGATATCCTCTCTCGCACTCTTCAGTTGATCGATATGCAAAGCAAAGTATTTGGGTGAGCTCACCGTGCTGCTGTAGTTCTGCTTAACAAACATAAATGTAAGCATATGCTCAAATACCCACCTTATACAGTAGAATACTAAAATGAGACTGAGATTATAAACTgtttctattattaaaaaaaatactctagcagtttatcaattttatctGTCAAGTGAAAATATTAGTTAATTGAGAGCATACGTATGATATCGTcaattggatatatttatagtttaatacatatataagacGATATTGATATGACAcacagagagaggggggagagggagagggggagggggagagagagattacGCGGTTCAGGACGGGATGAGAGATGAGAGGAGAAGGAATAGAAACTCTGGCTGTGGTGATAGGGGAGACCAGGTGACAGGTGCCGCCGTGAGCTGCCGTTATTGACGACGGAGATGAGGTGAGAGAGAGACGCGCGGCCATTGAGTAGGTATTGTGTAAGCTGACTGTGTTGTGGGTGTGTTTGGCGAATTGTAAACACTTCAACAAAATTCttgtaaatgattatattataaataaattgatttagcgtaaataacaaattattaacatatcaattagtattaaaattgtattataatatagtttattctattttaaaagtatcaaaatttttttaaataaaaggaatataataatataaagttgaaattttatatatctaaagtatataattcataatagaatattattatttatccttttataaaaaataaatctatcGTTGTATTTCGTCTCGTATCTATTAAATTTATACGagctaaatataatttttattggaTTTTATATCAGATTGCCCCAGTAAACTCaacaaaatatatcatataGCTACTCAATCTCCACGACGACTTATTTAAAccgttaaaataaaatattatttatatcattctgttaatttttcaaaaaattgacGACAGTGGTGATGTGATAACAGAATTTCGTTAGTTAACTTGAGATTTCAATCAAAGAAAACACTGATATTCCAACTCGGACTTATCAATTTATCTCAAACTTATCAAACTATCTCAAATGTAACTTCTAACTTGAGAATTCAATCAAAGAAAAACACTCATATTCCAACTCGGACTTATCAATTTATCTCAAACTTATCAAACTATGTCAAATGTAACTTCTTGGAAGTGTGGAATATGATGCATTGTACAAACCAATAACAGCTAATCCATGGGTctggaaaaaaaagaaagataacaaaatgattataataatattttagtgaGATTTAAATGAGTCGTCGTGATGATCAAGTAGCTACTTGATGTATTTTGCTGAGTTCGATTggcaatttgatataaaatccaatttttattaataattagggtaaaatatttaaatttattttccaattttagactacatatataaatatatgtatacataataatatttaaatattttgtgttGATGTGACTtaagattctaattttaaatttattatctctttcttttttatcATTCTGAATGATATTCTAAAACATATGCATGTCCTTGTGTGTACTATCGTGAAAATAAACTAACCTGGACTGTAATTACAAATTTGTCGCTCTTGCAATAAATATTCATTTCTAACTTTTTtcccaataaaaatataaattataaattttaacacaAAAACAAAAGGGTCCAGACAGTCGATTGCCAAGGACGCTGTTTGTTTATGgaccgttggatgaatatccagcggcCCAAATTTTAGTACATCTAGCGCTTTTTAACCACTGGACGGGGTAATTCTTTTACGTCTGCCGGTTAAAAAACGCTAGACAAGCCCCGTCTAACGGTTAAAAAGCGCTAAACAGCCGTTGGATGCAACGGTCCGCTGCATATACATCCAACGACCCAGAAACCAAATGTCGGTTAAGCCGGCGCCAGGGCTCAGCACCCAAAACAAAATATAGTGAAGATATTCTTTTGTTGACTTTAAATTCCGTGTAATATAATTTTGGTATGGAGGAGTATTAAAAGGTAACTCTTCAGACTGCAGAGTGCTTCTgaaatctgaacctaacatgTAGTTTTAAGTTCAGTGTTTGCCATATGTGGTGTGTACCGCTACATTGTAACACTATTATGCAGAGTCGCAAGCACATATTTTTCAAGCACGGAAATATCTTTAACAGTGCTGTACAGCAGTAGTTGAGCTACATTTATAACCATAATTGTCAAACATAATACAGAGGCTGATTGCGGATCACTGATAAAACTTAACCAACTTACAGTTCCCCTGCAAATTGGCAACTCCAGCGGCCAGCACATATTTTGGTACAAGGCGAGCACATATTCTGGTACAAGAGTCGAAATTTGCATGTAAATAAGACAGCCAAAAAAGTGGAAAGCGCGTTCTGGAGGAACTCTGTTGCTTCTAATATTTCTGTGCACATATGCATGTCTTTTGATGGTCCTTGAGTTCCTGCATATGTTAGATGTTCCGGTCTTAGATATTGAGCTTACCTCAAATTTAATACACAATAAAGCTACAAGACTTCCCTTGTTCCTAATAAGTAATAACTCCTGTGAACATACTCATGCCAACAATATTCTCGTGTGAGGAGGAAATGGAAGTGCATATTTAGATCAAATGACAAAAGGCTTGATATTGATCTTAGAAGTTCACTTTCTTTTCCGAACATTATGCATAGAGGATAAGAGGCAAGACATACCTGGATCTGCTTTTGTAGAAGCTTGACATACTCTACTGCCTCGTCCAACATATCTGCAGTATTTGTTTGCTGCATGAATGAAGTATGAACAAGTGATGAAGTGAGTAACTAAAGCTATATAATATCATAACAGGAAATTTGATATAATTCCAGAATCAAAATTGTCTGTATAGTCTGTTTCTCAGGGATCTTTCATTGTATGAGATTAAACTACGAGATTGGCAGGTCTTAAGTTAAGAAAAATGTTTAACTAgatgcaaaaaaaattaatgtattCTTTAAATTTCTTTATCTTGTTTCTTTCTGTCTAAAACTGAGTCTCTCCATCTCACACATCTTTATTCCCCAGTATATACGACACGAGTGACAAGATTATAAACCATTTAGCACGGAATATAGGTTCTTTCAATATTTTCACGCGAAAAAATTTATGTACCTAAAGTTATGTTTCATTGACACCATAAAACAAATTATGCCCTATGTAGACTCCGTGACAAAAAAATGTAATGTTAACGTTGGAACAGACGCAATACTGCCAGATTAAGATGCCAACACACTGGCTTCAGCTTGTAAACAATACATAGGCTACATAAAACTTTTCAAATCTCAAAAGGTAGTTCAGTAGTCAATTGCAGGACTCAAATTCAAAGCAACAGGAATATAGTACGAGGTAACTACAGGTGGCTATGATATTATAGAAAGGCAAAGTTTATTGTGATTCTTTTCCACGCAAACATATTCATTTACAAGaaagtgaatataaaatatCTCACCCGGCTGTGTCAGCcctatatgaaatatatatatatatttttgacccatttaaatgaaaattattaCATCCCAGTGATCTCTTCTATGTCAGTCTCATCTATAAATACAAGATGTTTCAACTTTACTGGAGACTCTTCCTTTGCTTCTGTCTACATGTATACATTTACTTTAAGAACAATTTACTAAAGCAGAAATAGTGATCCAAAGGAAGAATCTCTGAGACTAATTCTTAAGGGTTTATCTTGTCGTTGTCACAAGTCACAGCTAATTAATTTCCTACTGGGGTTGAGTATaagatatattaataaaattattatatcgtAGAGATCAGAGAGATTAGTAATATGGATAAGAGATAGGCAGATTAACTGTATTACGTACCTTATCCATATTTGGCACAAGTTCTTGAAGTTTTCGTATACGGTCACTTATTCGCGTCCTCCGAACCTAAATATGTTATCAAGCTATTAATAACATGACATATCCTCAACATTAAACACAAAGGTAAACAACATGCTCGCCAGTCATACTAGTTGCTAAGACAAAAGTACACAAAAACTTCTCGAATTAGTAGCCTATTATTCAAACACCATGATAGATTctccaaaaataattaaaaaacaccaatttaataattaaatttatatgtagCTAAGAGGTTAAGAAAAATCAATAGTATGATCCATCAAAACAGTTAGTAAAATAAAAATCTACCAGAGAGTGTTTTCATATACCCTCTCGGCTATACTGCGAGGATGAGTAGCACAGCCTCGCTTTGCCCGAATTCTACAAGGAACCGAATCTTCGAAAAGCTTCTGCATATCAGCATCAACACCATTGAACTCCCCACTCTTTTCCCCTTTCTACACCACACACAAAGCTCATTCAGATCAACACAGACATACATATTAAACAAATTCAAGTATCGAATTCCCTGCAAAATCGACAAGACCAGTAGTAACACACCAGTCATAAATCGAGATTCATGTACTAAGAAatataagaattaaatcaattcatAAATCTACATATAAGATTTAATTGAACTAGTagcaatattattttaatatatgaaactGAACTGTAGACACTTTTCTCCTGCaaaaactaaataataataCAAGTGGATGAAGACTATATAACAAAACACACTAACTACAAATCATtaacaaaacacacacaaatcTTGTAAGTAATGATTTTCATAACATCTAATAATCTACCTCTCGAGGCCGTTTAGTCGACGAAAGCGAGTCATAATTCGCCGGAACTCCAAAATTCGAGAAGTACGCATCGGAGCCACCGGCCGGACTAATCTGGCCGAGAAACTCCGCCGGCGAGCTGTTCTGCCGGAGAAACGGCGACGATCGGAGAAGCTCCGGATCTAGAAATCCAGGTTTGGCCATAGTCTCCGGCGGGGAGAAGTAGTGAGTGGCCGGCGGCGGCGGCTTCGCCGGCGAGGGATGGAAGATGCTCTCCTTGgcgtcttcttcttcttcgggCTCTTCTTCGGATTCGAGAAGAGCTTCGAGCCATGTGGCCGGAGCTGAGCGGAAGCGGGCGAGTCCGCGACTCAGTCCTGAGTTAGCCGAGTTGCCTGTCGGTTGCATAATGAAAGTGTGTGAGAGTGTGTGTATTTTGTCTAGATTTCTGCTGCGGGGCTTTAATTTCAGACACTTTTTGTTGGGGGCAGTGGGAATCCAATTTACTATAAATAGAAACATACATCTACTTACATTATCTGTATGTATAGCTTTTGCCTAACACAATCTACTGCTCATTTTTgttttctgttttttatttctttaaattgtttttcagAAATTTAAGCATTTTCATTACAGCTTTAAAAGCAACTCCAAGGCATTAGACCTCTTAGGTAAAAGTGTTTATGTGACACCTACATGGCATCTATGTGGCATAATAGGTAAAAAATTTAGTCTCCAATCATTaccccttagcaaaaaaatatagataactaaAATTGGGATAGCTACATTTATAAAACCTCTAAaggtattatgtataattttagataatata
Protein-coding regions in this window:
- the LOC108206579 gene encoding transcription factor bHLH80 — encoded protein: MFLFIVNWIPTAPNKKCLKLKPRSRNLDKIHTLSHTFIMQPTGNSANSGLSRGLARFRSAPATWLEALLESEEEPEEEEDAKESIFHPSPAKPPPPATHYFSPPETMAKPGFLDPELLRSSPFLRQNSSPAEFLGQISPAGGSDAYFSNFGVPANYDSLSSTKRPREKGEKSGEFNGVDADMQKLFEDSVPCRIRAKRGCATHPRSIAERVRRTRISDRIRKLQELVPNMDKQTNTADMLDEAVEYVKLLQKQIQELKDHQKTCICAQKY
- the LOC108204545 gene encoding APO protein 1, chloroplastic isoform X1, whose translation is MAARLSLTSSPSSITAAHGGTCHLVSPITTARVSIPSPLISHPVLNRNYSSTVSSPKYFALHIDQLKSAREDINELLKSHPILFGRGRGRRSKSITFLCTDQRQAQNQPTGKWRVHRQNVDLPPIQPKKKKKPYPIPLKQITQAARADKKLAQMGVEKPLLPPKNGLLVPKLVPVAHDVLDAWKIVIQGVSQLLHVIPVHACSECSEVYVGQAAHYIQDCQGATSAKRRNFHSWVKGSINDVLIPIDSYHLFDPFGPRVIHETRFAYDRIPALVELCIQAGVDIPGYPSRRRTVPIRMLGKKVIERGGSVEPPEQQCSPDAASMLEFDTYRTHERFSSPLELEVPGIAQKTIEAYERVKIGLKKLMKKYTVKACGYCSEVHVGPWGHNAKLCGEFKHQWRDGKHGWQDAIVDEVLPPNYVWHVEDPKGPPLRTALKRFYGKAPAVVELCLQAGAQIPAKYKPMMRVDIVVPDKEETHLAA
- the LOC108204545 gene encoding APO protein 1, chloroplastic isoform X2, which translates into the protein MAARLSLTSSPSSITAAHGGTCHLVSPITTARVSIPSPLISHPVLNRFGRGRGRRSKSITFLCTDQRQAQNQPTGKWRVHRQNVDLPPIQPKKKKKPYPIPLKQITQAARADKKLAQMGVEKPLLPPKNGLLVPKLVPVAHDVLDAWKIVIQGVSQLLHVIPVHACSECSEVYVGQAAHYIQDCQGATSAKRRNFHSWVKGSINDVLIPIDSYHLFDPFGPRVIHETRFAYDRIPALVELCIQAGVDIPGYPSRRRTVPIRMLGKKVIERGGSVEPPEQQCSPDAASMLEFDTYRTHERFSSPLELEVPGIAQKTIEAYERVKIGLKKLMKKYTVKACGYCSEVHVGPWGHNAKLCGEFKHQWRDGKHGWQDAIVDEVLPPNYVWHVEDPKGPPLRTALKRFYGKAPAVVELCLQAGAQIPAKYKPMMRVDIVVPDKEETHLAA